The following DNA comes from Caretta caretta isolate rCarCar2 chromosome 10, rCarCar1.hap1, whole genome shotgun sequence.
AGGGAAATAAAGTTTGCTAACTCCCTGCACCAGGCGAAGGTGGGAGCAAATAGGGAAATGCAGAGCACTGCTTCTGGTTCGTGCCAGGGCTAATTAggggctgtccataaattacCGAAGGCATATTTTGGTGGTCTTGTTTTTCAAGAAGACCCCCCCGCAACCCGTAACcctgaaacaaacacacaattcCATCCTGCAGTGCGGTAGTTTATGGTCAGCCCTTAGGGCAGTGCTGAGGTTGGGTGAGCTGATTGGGGACAGGGCGCTATCTCCATCCAGGACCAGGTCCTAACGtgccccctctctgtgccccctctctcctgcagGAGATGTCTTCATCTTGGTGTTCAGCTTGGACAACCGGGACTCCTTTGAGGAGGTGCAGCGGCTGAAGCAGCAGATCCTGGAGACCAAGTCTTGCCTGAAGAACAAGACCAAGGAGAACATGGAGGTGCCCCTGGTCATCTGTGGCAACAAGGGGGACCGAGACTTCTACCGGGAGGTAGCGCCCCGGGAGATCGAGCAGCTGGTCGGGGCAGACCCTCAGAAATGTGCCTATTTCGAGATCTCCGCCAAGAAGAACAGCAGCCTGGACCAGATGTTCCAAGCACTCTTTGCCATGGCCAAGCTGCCCAGCGAGATGAGCCCGGACCTGCACCGCAAGATCTCGGTGCAGTACTGTGACATGCTGCACAAGAAGGCGCTCAAGGGCAAGAAGCTGCTGAAGGAAGGGGccgagggcagcagcagcagggaagccTATGGCATCGTGGCCCCCTTTGCCCGCCGGCCCAGCGTGCACAGTGACCTCATGTACATCCGGGAGAAGGCCATCGGCGGCGGGCAAGCCAAGGACAAGGAGCGCTGTGTGATCAGCTAGGAGCATCCTGccgccccactcctcccctccccaaaaaggGAGGGAGATACATGGGGGGGAAGCTTGTTTCATAATAAACTCTGGCTGCCCAGGGGTGGTATGTGCCCTGGCCAGGGTGGCATCTGCCCAGGGGGCAGGTTACCTCCCACCTCCAGCCCAAGGGGATGATTTGCATCTGCTGTCCTCTGcacccacttctggggtgcaatggggggctgctgatgatGCTGgggacaccctccccccccaatgaTGAGAGACTGAGGACTTTGAGCACAGATGAGGAGCCTGGTAGTGGAAAGACATTGACTCTAAGGCACCTCCCCACCTTTGCCAGCATAGGCCAGTGCACTGCCTTACAGAAGAGACTTGGGGTGGGAAGATATGGTTTGGACTTGAGAAACCAGCCAACACTGAGCTCTGGAAAGGGgctttgtgtgtgtacatttctctGAGCCAGGAGAGCTGCAGGAGGACACTTCCCGCTGTCGCAATCATCTGGCAGGCCCCTCCACTGGCCTCTCTTACAGAAGCAGAGATGGGTGTGTGTCAAAACCTgacttttgtttacatttgtctTGCCtgatttggaggggaaaaaaagcttttttttttgtttttgttttttttaaataggcacTTTATGTAGGGTAGTGTGTGTCCTGGACATGAACAAAATCGTATGCAAGTGTTTTCTACGCTCCATGTTTTAAGTTTACTATTTTTTTctacaaaaataaaacccttttttaaattaatctgttCCAGGTTTGTCTTTGATTCCTCATGGTGTTTCTCAGCATTTTCAAAGCCTCCCCCTATGTGGTATGGAACATCTATATTGAAGCTGAGCAACTGTGTTTACTTATGATAGCCCCCTCCAATCAAAACCTTCCCTCTACTTACTTCCCTTCATCCCCAGTGCAAAGGTTCCCGTTACTGAAAGTGCATGACAAGATTTATTTCAACACAACAAAGTAATTCGGGGGAGAGGTCACATGAACTGTGCTGCCAAAACAGAGCACTGATTGGGCTAAAACTTTTTctgattacaaaaagaaaaggagtacttgtggcaccttagagactaaccaatttatttgagcataaattgctcaaataaataaataaataaaagcataaattggttagtctctaaggtgccacaagttctccttttctttttgcgaatacagactaacacggctgttactctgaaacctgtcatttttctaATTACGGAACCTTGCATTGAACCATAGGGTGACATCTAGAGGGCAGATGGAAAAGTGAAATATTTCCACTCCTAGCCTATAAGTGCATGTGATCATAAATACTAGTAGGACATCTGTCATAGGAAATGTGGGTAAAATGAGATGTGACACAACTTCATAATCAATTAAAATCGCTCCTAGGACCAGGCACTACGGTAATAGAAGTAACAATCTCCTGCCCTGTTTTTTCGCACTTGAAACACACATGCAATTCTATCATAAAAGGCTTTTTACGAATAGTAACCTGCACTCAAATCAGAGAGACCTTTTTCCCTTTGCAACACACCTAAAGGAAACATTCCACTTAAAAAGGCCCCATACTTGCATTTGAAAGAACTACTGTTCCAAATAGCCAAGACTGCCAGAACTGAAAGAAAATGGGGAAGGAATAAATTCTCATTTTTTTCTAGTTTGCTTACTTGGTGATTTTGAAAACACGTTAGGACTGGTTTCTCAGGGCTGCTGGATACCACCAACTTCCACTGATCTCAATTGCTCAGATCCTCTGGAAAAATTAGGCCTTTTGTGTTTAGCCAGTCTCCTTGTTTCACTAGTCAGTTCCCTCTGTTATTTCCCTTGCCCCCTACCCCAGCAATCGAGGCCAGAAATATATCTTTAATTTAAAGATAAGGAAAATGTGCTTCTGAAACAGCTtttagtacatttaaaaaaacccaaaccaacctGACTGGATTTTAAGTTGAAGGGGTGACTTTCACCTGCAATTGCACATTTCTCTGAGCTTACACTTGATTCTTCCATCTCTAGTACATGCACAGTTCATGGAATGTATATTGAAAACTAAATGGATTATTTCTCCATGTGAAATAGATGCCAAATTTACTGATCTTAGACAATGGCTGGCAGAAATGCACTGCCCACGTTCATTTTCTATTGCGTATTTTAGGGTTCGGTTTCACTGAAACAAGAAAGGTTTATCCCAGGCCACCTTTGCGTCTTCCCAAAGAAACGAGAGCGTAGCGCTATTTTAAATGGGGTGCAGAGTGGCATATAATAAGCAAGCTGCTGGTAATTTGGACTGTCCCAGCATGGGGTCCCTGCCCTTAGCAGAAACACTTTCCTTCTGGCTGGCAAAGGGAAAGCAATTTCAAAACAGAATTTGTTGCTGCTCTTGACAGGAATgagctttctctctcttccagggaCTCTACCAGCTTCTCTGTGTCCTTGTGTTATATGCAAATAACCTGCATTCTAGTGACTGGCACAGTATTTCATCATAATTTATAAGAGCACTTCACAAGAAAGGCTGGGACCCAGCCAACCCTGGGCACACATGCTTGAAACTGTACACATAATACTTTTATTAGCCAGTGAGGTACAGTGAGATCTCCTATGATAACCGTGTTTACCTCCATTTCCCATGgaaggggcaggcaggcagcagtaaATTCCGAGGTAGGACTCAGCAAGCTGTCCCTTGCTCTATTTGAACATGATCCAACGTTCAGCAATTTTCATTGGTTGTAACCGGAGGTGCCCTCAGTTACTGCCCTGGAAACCCACTTTCTCATCTCTGCGCGCCCCTGCACTGAAGCCAGGGTGTTTACGTCAGGGGTGAATCAGACCCATCTAACTCTGCTATTTTACGTGGGTACAAATAAGGTGCAGAATTGGCTCACACCACCTCGCTGCATTGATGGACTAGCCGATGGCCCAACCCACCACCGCCCATCTCCTCAATCTGAGCACTTGCTGGACTCTTCCCCGTCAAGTCgtcttctcctcctgcctctaGTTTATACAGTTGAAATATTGGGGGGTGAATTTGCTTCTTGTGAAAGCGAAGGCAACAAAGGCCTGGCTAGCATTACTGCTAATACCGGCAGGCACTGCACAAacttccccctgcccagccaaTACATCCCAGTCCTGGTCAAGTCCCAGGCTCCCCTTGAGCAGAGACCAGGTGGTGTGCTGCAGTGTGTGGTGGCCGCAGTG
Coding sequences within:
- the RASD1 gene encoding dexamethasone-induced Ras-related protein 1 isoform X2, translated to MRPAAMIKKLCQSESELSIPAKNCYRMVVLGSSKVGKTAIVSRFLTGRFEEQYTPTIEDFHRKFYSIRGEVYQLDILDTSGNHPFPAMRRLSILTDPGDQVLPEEQDQGEHGGAPGHLWQQGGPRLLPGGSAPGDRAAGRGRPSEMCLFRDLRQEEQQPGPDVPSTLCHGQAAQRDEPGPAPQDLGAVL
- the RASD1 gene encoding dexamethasone-induced Ras-related protein 1 isoform X1, producing the protein MRPAAMIKKLCQSESELSIPAKNCYRMVVLGSSKVGKTAIVSRFLTGRFEEQYTPTIEDFHRKFYSIRGEVYQLDILDTSGNHPFPAMRRLSILTGDVFILVFSLDNRDSFEEVQRLKQQILETKSCLKNKTKENMEVPLVICGNKGDRDFYREVAPREIEQLVGADPQKCAYFEISAKKNSSLDQMFQALFAMAKLPSEMSPDLHRKISVQYCDMLHKKALKGKKLLKEGAEGSSSREAYGIVAPFARRPSVHSDLMYIREKAIGGGQAKDKERCVIS